DNA from Aquaspirillum sp. LM1:
GTTGTCGGATAGTCCGCTCGCTGTGGATGCCTCTGGATTCCCGCCTGCGCGGGAATGACGCGGTGGGGTGCGGCGGATGGTTCGCCGTGTCAAGTTAAGATGTTGTGTTGAAAGAAATTAAGCAAGACATCCGACGTCGGCTTGCTCGCAGGCACCCTCGTGTTTCAACGTGACTGGCTACTAGTTGTCCGTCCGGACTAGCCGGCACGGCGGCTCAGTGGCTGACAATTCCGTCAGCGGTGATGCTCAGTTCGTTTACCCAGCTGTCGGTAAACTTGCCCACGCACACCGATGTCTGCCGGGTGGCGCTCCAGGGGATGGTGACGGTATAGCCCATGCCGGGCCGGTGATTGAGCGCCACCACCCGGGTTTCCCCGGCTTGCAGCTGGGTGAGGGTGATGCGTTCCTGGGTAAAGTCGTTGCCGTGTTCAAACACCACCAGCGGCACAATCTGCGGCAGCTGGTTGTGCAGTTTGACAAACAGCACCGGGCCGGGAGTGCTTAGTGTGTGCCAGAGCAGGGTGATGCCCACGCCCAGCAGGCAGCTGAGCAGGGCCAGCCGCCAGGGGCGGGCGGCCAGTGCGGTAAGGCGGGTGAGCGGCATGGGGCCATCAATCTATAAATGAATAGATTGTAGCGTGTCGGCAAGCCGGTGAATACCGGCGATGGCCAGGCCACGCTGGCACGCTGCGTTCTTCCCGTTGCCGGCTCATCCTTCCGGCAACTGCATCCCCATCGAATACAGCCGTGGGCAGCCCATCATCTGCCCGATATCCGGCACGGGCATCTCGCTTAGCCCGTTGATCCAGGGCCGCACAATCAGTGCCATCACCAGCTGGAAATCATCCTGCATCCACTCCGGCGGAATCATCCGCTCCAGCAGCAGCACGGCCAGGCCGTGCACCATCGACCAGATGGCGGCGGCGTAATGGCTGGCGGTCTGCTCGGTAATCCGGTCAGCCATTGGCGAGCCCTGGGCGGCCAGCAAAATGGCCTGGGCCAGGCCCTGAAACCCCAGCTGGCCAGCCTGCCAGCTGGCCAGGATGGCTTCTTCGGTTTGGTTTTGCGGGGCGGGCAGCTGCTTCAGGCCGTCCGGGCCGGCAGTGGAAGGATGTTTCAGCAAGCCGCCAAAGTGCTCGCCGGGGCAGTGGCTGAACATCACCGCCAGATACGCCGGGTGCTGGGTGGCAAAGTTCAGATAGGCGCGCGCCAGTTGCTCCAGTGTTTCCGGCAGCTGATTGGCCGCCACCGGAATGCTGTGCATGGCTGTGGTCAGCAGCTGGTAGCCTTCATTGGCTGCCACCGCCAGCACATGGTCCTTGCCTTCAAAGTGCCGATACGGCGCAGCCTGGCTGACGCCGGCAGCCCGGCAGATTTCCGCCAGGGTAAAGCCGGAAGGGCCGCGCTGGCGCACCAGTTCCAGCGAGGCGTCGATCAAGGTGCGGCGCAGATCGCCGTGGTGATAGCGGCCAGCAGGTTTGCGCGGAATGGATGAGCCAGTGGAAGACATGGTGTGCGCTCTGTAAAGGTGCGGAGTAATGGGGCATTTTAGTGTGAAGCCACTTGACACGGATAGTCCAGACCCCGTAAGTTAACGATCAATACATTAACGGCGAAAGCGGCGTATGCACTTCCTGGCACTGAAGATGCTGATGGGCGACCGGCTGAAGTATTTTGGCCTGATTGCCGGCATTGCCTTCGCCGCCATGCTGATTGCCCAGCAAGCGTCGATTCTGGTTGGGTTTACCCGGCAAACCGGTGCATTTATTCGCGATACCGCCCAGGCGGACTTGTGGGTCATGGATTCGCAAGTCCGCTTTTCGCAGGATCGGGTGCCGATTCGCGACACCATGGTGCAGTTGGCGCGCGGTACGCCAGGGGTGGATTGGGCCGTGCCGCTGTATCAGGGGTTTGTGCGCGGCAAGATGCCGGATGGCACCAGCTTTACCCTGATTATGGTGGGCCTGGACGATGCCAGCCTGACTGGCGCGCCCCCGCTGATGCTGTCCGGACAACTGTCAGACTTGCGCCGCGACCGGGGGGTGCTGATAGACGGGCGCACCGCCGCGAAAAAACTGCTGATGAAAAATGGCGGCGACCGGCCAATGCAGATCGACGACCGTTTTTCCATCATGGACCACGAAGCGCGGATTGTCGGCACTTACCAGGGGCGCGAAAGTTTCTTCTGGGAACCGGTCATCTACACCACATACACCCGCGCACTGGCGTTTTCGCCGCAGGAACGCAACGGCCTGTCGTTTGTTATGGTGAAGCTGGCACCTGGGGCCAATCTGGAAGCCACGCGCGCAGCCCTGCAGGCGCGCACCGGGCTGACCGTGCGCACCAATGAAGAATTCATTCAGCTCACCGCTGATTACATCCTCAATGAAACCGGGGTGCTGATCAACTTTGGCCTGGCCGTGTTGCTGGGCTTCATTATTGGCGCGCTGGTGGCCGGGCAAACCTTCTACAACTTTACTCTGGACAATCTGCGCCACTACGGCGCGCTCAAAGCCATGGGGGTGACCAACCTGCGCCTGGCCGGCATGGTGCTGCTACAGGCTGGGGTGGTGGCGATTCAGGGCTATGCCATCGGTGTGGGCATGGCAGCGGGCATGGGGCTGCTGGTGGCCAAATCCGGGCTGGCGTTCAGCATGCCCTGGTATATCCCGCTGTTTACCCTGGTGGCGATGCTGCTGGTGTGCGCGCTGGCAGCGTGGCTATCGCTGCGCCGGGTATTTGCCCTGGAGCCGGCAGTGGTGTTCAAAGGATGACAAGCATGCCCTCTGACCGTGTTGCCGTGCGCTGCCAGGCGCTGACCAAGGTGTATGGCGAAGGTGAAAACGCCGTGCATGCGCTACGTGGGATTGATCTGGAAATCGCCTATGGCGAGCTGATGATGCTGGTGGGGCCATCCGGCTGTGGCAAAACCACGCTGATTTCGGTGCTGGCCGGCATTCTGGACCGCAGCACAGGCCACTGCCAGGTGCTTGGGGAGGATCTGGACCGCCTGTCTGGCAATGCCCGCACCCGCTGGCGCGGCGAGCATATTGGCTTTGTGTTTCAGGGCTTCAACCTGATTCCGGCGCTCACCGCCACTGAAAATGTGGCGGTGCCACTGCTGATTCGCCGCATCCCGCGCCCCCAGGCGCTCGCCGCTGCCGCTGCCATGCTGGAACAGGTGGGGCTGGGCAACCGGCGCGACACCCTGCCGGCGCAACTGTCTGGTGGCCAGCAGCAGCGGGTGGCCATTGCCCGGGCGCTGATTCACCAGCCGCGCCTGCTGGTGTGTGACGAACCCACCTCGGCGCTGGATCACGACACTGGCCAGCAAATCATGCAGCTGCTGCGCAAGATGGCTACCGGTCCGGAACGGGCGCTGATTGTGGTGACCCACGACGCGCGGATTTTCCCGTTTGCCGACCGGATGGCGCAAATGGACGATGGCCAGGTGGTCAGCGTCACCCGCCCCCCTGCTGTGGAGATTGCCCAATGACCTTTCCCCGTCGTCCGCTTACCCGTTTGCTGGTGCCCGCCCTGGCGGTATTTGGCCTGGGCGTCATGGCCTATACCGTGATTGCCGGGGACAAAAACTACCCAGCCGCCCCACCGCTCAGCGCACCCGCGCGCAGCCCGTTTGTCCATACCGTGGCGGGGGCGGCGCTGGTGGAGGCCAGCACGGAAAACCTGGCCATTGGCAGCGCCGTGCCAGGCACCATTGCCATGGTGCATGTCAAGGTGGGCCAGCAGGTGGAAGCCGGCGCACCGCTGTTCACCCTGGACGAGCGCAGCATTCGCGCCGAACAGGCCAGCCGTGAAGCCGCGCTGGCCGTGGCCGAAAAACGTTTGCCAGAAGTGCGCGCCCAGGCCGAAGAAGCGGCCTTTCAGCGCAGCCTGGTGGACGGGCTGGACGACCACCGTGCGGTATCGCGGGAAGAAATCCACCGTCGCAGCACCGCGCTGGCCACCGCCCGAGCCAGGGTGGCCAGCAGCGAAGCCGCCGTGGTCCAGGCCCGCGCCGAGCTGGCCGCAGCCCGCACCGAACTGGACCGGCACACCGTGCGAGCCCCAGTGGCGGGCGAAGTGCTGCAAAGCAATGTCCGTCCGGGAGAATATCTGTCCACTGCGGGCAACCAGCGCCCGGCATTGGTGATGGGCGACACCCGGGTGCTGCATGTGCGGGTGGACGTGGACGAGAACGACGCCTGGCGCATTCGTCCTGGCGCGCGGGCAGTGGTCAGCCTGCGCGGCAACGCCAGCCTGAAAACCGAAGCGCGCTGGGTGCGCGCTGAACCGCTGGTGATTCCAAAAAAATCACTGACCGGCGACTCGGTGGAGCGGGTGGACACCCGGGTGCTGCAACTGCTGTTTGCCTTTGAACGCAAGCAGCTGCCTGTTTATGTTGGCCAGCAAGTCGATGTGTTTATCGACGCGGCACCACTGCCGGGAGCCGCATCGTGAGCCGCCGTGTGCTGGCGGTGGCGCTAAGCGCCAGCCTGGCGGCCTGCAGCGTGGTGGGCAGCAACTGGCAACGCCCTGAGGCCGAGCTGCCTCCCCGCTGGAGCCAGCCTGCGCTGAACCCGGATGGCCCCAGCCAGAGCGCAAGCGCAGACGCCGATTTCTGGGCGGCCTGGGACGACCCGCCGCTGCGCCAGCTGATAGACCAGGCGCTGCGCCACAACCGCGACCTGCGCCTGGCCGCCGCCAGAGTGGCCGAAGCGCGGGCGCTCAGCGGCGAAGCCCAGGCCACGGCGCTGCCACAACTGGACGCCACCGGCAGCGTGGTGCGCAACCGGGCATCCGGCAATGACCGGCTGCCACTGCAAGGCACCGCCAATCCGGTGCGCCAGTACCGCAGCGGTTTTGACGCCAGTTGGGAAATTGACCTGTTTGGCCGGCTGGCGCGTGAGCGCGAAGCCGCCAGCGCCACGCTGGATGCCGCCCAGTTGCACCACGACGCCATGGCCATCAGCCTGGCCGCCGAAGTGGCCAGCCAGTATTTCCAGCTGCGTGCGGCGCAAACCCAGGCAGGAATCATCGAGCAACAAATGGCGACCGCCAGCGAAGCCGTGGCGGTGGTGGGCAGCCGGGTGCGGGCTGGATTGAACCCGGAACTCGACCGCCTGCGTGCGCAGGATCAGCAGGCGCAAATCGACGCCACCCTGCCGCCCGCACGGGCCGAAGTGGGCCTGGCAGCCCGGCGGCTGGGTGTACTGGTCGGCGCGCAGGCAGACAGCCTGCTGGCAACACTGACAGCCCCACAGCCCCTGCCACGGCTGGCCCCCAGCCTGCCCCGACGCTTTCCTGCCGCCTGGCTTGACCGTCGCCCCGATGTGCGCGCCGCCGAAGCCCAGGCACATGCCGCCCAGGCACAGGTGGGCGTAGCCGAAGGCGACCGTCTGCCCCGGCTGACGCTGGGCGCGGCGTTTGGCTGGCTGTCGCTGTCCGCCGGAAAACTGGGCGATGGCGACAGCCGCACCTTCACGATCGGCCCGCAACTCACCCTGCCGCTGTTTCACGGCGGCGCACTGACCGCCCGGCTGGAAGCAGCCCGCGCCCGCCAGGATCAAGCCTGGCTGAACTGGGAAAAAACCGCCGCCGAAGCCTTGCTGGAAGTGGAAAGCGGCGCGCTGCGCCAGCACGAAGCCACGCAACTGCACGCTGCCCGCGCCCGCCTGCTGGCCACCCGCCAGCACCAGTTTGATCTGGCTCGCCTGCGCTACCAGCGCGGCCTGAGCGACTACACCGAACCGCTGGAGGCTTTGCGCCAACTGTTTGCCGCGCAAACCGACGAAGTGGCCGCCAGGGTGCAGGCGCTGAATCACAGTGTGGCCTTGTATAAAGCGCTGGGCGGCGGCTGGCAGCCTGCTGAGCCGATGCTCGACCGGTAAGCTAAGTATGGATTGCTTGTGATGTATTGTGGTTGCGTGTTGATGCCGCCGGTCCGCGCGGGTGGACTGGCGGTTTTTTTGTCCACGCAGCTGAACAACAGGGCTGCCCTGACCACTTCAGCCAATTAACCCTATCGGCATCATGCTGATTTAAAAGAAAAAATAAAATTAATTCAGCGCTTTACGTATTTCCACGGATTGAAACCTGAGTGTGCTCTTCTACAGTAAGACAGCACCTGGCACGCTTTGGTGGCGGGTGGTCACCGTGATGTCGGGATCTCTGGCATCGACACTTCGACAGGCGTATACCATGCGCCTGCCGGTTTTTTCAGCGGAAGGGTATCGCATGAAAATCAACTTGCCGGTCAACCAGACCGAATACCGGGTCGATCCCAAACAACCCATCGTCACCCGTACCGACCTCAAAGGGCGCATCACCTATGCCAACCCGGCGTTTATTGCCCTCAGTGGCTTTAGCGAAGCCGAGCTGATCGGGCAGAGCCACAATGTGGTACGCCA
Protein-coding regions in this window:
- a CDS encoding TetR/AcrR family transcriptional regulator, whose protein sequence is MSSTGSSIPRKPAGRYHHGDLRRTLIDASLELVRQRGPSGFTLAEICRAAGVSQAAPYRHFEGKDHVLAVAANEGYQLLTTAMHSIPVAANQLPETLEQLARAYLNFATQHPAYLAVMFSHCPGEHFGGLLKHPSTAGPDGLKQLPAPQNQTEEAILASWQAGQLGFQGLAQAILLAAQGSPMADRITEQTASHYAAAIWSMVHGLAVLLLERMIPPEWMQDDFQLVMALIVRPWINGLSEMPVPDIGQMMGCPRLYSMGMQLPEG
- a CDS encoding ABC transporter permease is translated as MHFLALKMLMGDRLKYFGLIAGIAFAAMLIAQQASILVGFTRQTGAFIRDTAQADLWVMDSQVRFSQDRVPIRDTMVQLARGTPGVDWAVPLYQGFVRGKMPDGTSFTLIMVGLDDASLTGAPPLMLSGQLSDLRRDRGVLIDGRTAAKKLLMKNGGDRPMQIDDRFSIMDHEARIVGTYQGRESFFWEPVIYTTYTRALAFSPQERNGLSFVMVKLAPGANLEATRAALQARTGLTVRTNEEFIQLTADYILNETGVLINFGLAVLLGFIIGALVAGQTFYNFTLDNLRHYGALKAMGVTNLRLAGMVLLQAGVVAIQGYAIGVGMAAGMGLLVAKSGLAFSMPWYIPLFTLVAMLLVCALAAWLSLRRVFALEPAVVFKG
- a CDS encoding ABC transporter ATP-binding protein, coding for MPSDRVAVRCQALTKVYGEGENAVHALRGIDLEIAYGELMMLVGPSGCGKTTLISVLAGILDRSTGHCQVLGEDLDRLSGNARTRWRGEHIGFVFQGFNLIPALTATENVAVPLLIRRIPRPQALAAAAAMLEQVGLGNRRDTLPAQLSGGQQQRVAIARALIHQPRLLVCDEPTSALDHDTGQQIMQLLRKMATGPERALIVVTHDARIFPFADRMAQMDDGQVVSVTRPPAVEIAQ
- a CDS encoding efflux RND transporter periplasmic adaptor subunit, which gives rise to MTFPRRPLTRLLVPALAVFGLGVMAYTVIAGDKNYPAAPPLSAPARSPFVHTVAGAALVEASTENLAIGSAVPGTIAMVHVKVGQQVEAGAPLFTLDERSIRAEQASREAALAVAEKRLPEVRAQAEEAAFQRSLVDGLDDHRAVSREEIHRRSTALATARARVASSEAAVVQARAELAAARTELDRHTVRAPVAGEVLQSNVRPGEYLSTAGNQRPALVMGDTRVLHVRVDVDENDAWRIRPGARAVVSLRGNASLKTEARWVRAEPLVIPKKSLTGDSVERVDTRVLQLLFAFERKQLPVYVGQQVDVFIDAAPLPGAAS
- a CDS encoding efflux transporter outer membrane subunit, yielding MSRRVLAVALSASLAACSVVGSNWQRPEAELPPRWSQPALNPDGPSQSASADADFWAAWDDPPLRQLIDQALRHNRDLRLAAARVAEARALSGEAQATALPQLDATGSVVRNRASGNDRLPLQGTANPVRQYRSGFDASWEIDLFGRLAREREAASATLDAAQLHHDAMAISLAAEVASQYFQLRAAQTQAGIIEQQMATASEAVAVVGSRVRAGLNPELDRLRAQDQQAQIDATLPPARAEVGLAARRLGVLVGAQADSLLATLTAPQPLPRLAPSLPRRFPAAWLDRRPDVRAAEAQAHAAQAQVGVAEGDRLPRLTLGAAFGWLSLSAGKLGDGDSRTFTIGPQLTLPLFHGGALTARLEAARARQDQAWLNWEKTAAEALLEVESGALRQHEATQLHAARARLLATRQHQFDLARLRYQRGLSDYTEPLEALRQLFAAQTDEVAARVQALNHSVALYKALGGGWQPAEPMLDR